The following are from one region of the Fusarium verticillioides 7600 chromosome 1, whole genome shotgun sequence genome:
- a CDS encoding AAT family amino acid transporter → MAPHDVERGSISKMKEESLAPGSSFSMREPEYGDISPPSYWDRFVDGFRRDQRSSLFTNDPLGQHEGSGRVHDGAHYYDIQSAMLKTANSGLARELKGRHLQMIAIGGSIGTGLFVASGRALADGGPASILLAFTIVGAMLFCTCQALGELAVIFPIAGSFSSWATRFIDPSWGFAMGWNYAMQWLIVLPLEIIAASLTLSYWDESLTRAIFVSVFLVVIIVINMFGVKGYGEAEFIFSIIKVIAVIGFILLGIVLNCGGTPDSGYIGGRYWQNPGAFNNGFKGMCNVFVTAAFSFAGTELIGLAAAETANPRKSLPTALKQVFWRITLFYIVALTLVGLLVPHTDPRLVGGNSDADASASPFVIAIEEAGIQVLPSVMNAVILTAVLSVGNSAVFGSSRTLAALANLRQAPKIVGYVDRKGRPLVAIAIASAFGLIAFLADLPEQGAVLDWLMAISGLSTIFTWGSICVCHIRFRHAWAARGRSVSELPFQSQVGVVGSWVGITLNVLVIIAQFWVGAFPIGWQELTSAQVAQNFFHKWVGAPCVLAFYIFHKLYFRTTFVRIRDMDVDTGRRDFNVPILVAQEREEREGWPRWKRYYKFMC, encoded by the exons ATGGCGCCTCACGATGTCGAGCGCGGGAGCAtcagcaagatgaaggaggagtcgCTCGCCCCTGGGAGTTCTTTTAGTATGCGCGAACCCGAGTACGGTGATATTTCCCCGCCTTCTTATTGGGACCGGTTCGTCGATGGGTTTAGGCGCGATCAGAGATCGAGTTTGTTCACGAATGATCCGTTGGGGCAGCATGAGGGATCCGGAAGGGTGCATGATGGAGCGCATTACTACGATATCCAGAGTGCCATGTTGAAGACGGCAAACTCAGGCCTTGCGAGAGAGTTGAAAGGAAGACATTTGCAAATGATTGCAATTGGAGGCTCCATTG GTACTGGGCTTTTTGTCGCATCGGGAAGAGCTTTGGCAGACGGAGGTCCAGCATCGATCTTGCTGGCTTTTACAATCGTGGGTGCCATGCTCTTTTGTACATGTCAAGCGCTGGGTGAGCTTGCAGTCATCTTCCCAATTGCTGGATCATTCTCATCGTGGGCGACTCGGTTCATCGATCCGTCTTGGGGATTCGCAATGGGGTGGAA CTACGCGATGCAATGGCTCATCGTGTTACCGctcgagatcatcgccgCATCACTAACCCTCTCTTACTGGGACGAGAGTCTTACACGCGCCATTTTCGTCTCTGTGTTCCTAGTCGTCATCATAGTCATCAATATGTTTGGCGTCAAAGGCTACGGTGAAGCCGAATTcatcttttccatcatcaaggtcattgcTGTTATAGGCTTCAT ccttctcggcaTCGTTCTCAACTGTGGCGGAACGCCAGATAGCGGGTACATTGGCGGCCGCTATTGGCAAAACCCTGGTGCTTTTAACAACGGCTTTAAAGGAATGTGCAATGTGTTTGTTACAGCTGCTTTCTCTTTTGCTGGCACTGAGCTTATTGGCCTTGCTGCCGCCGAAACAGCGAATCCGCGAAAATCGCTGCCAACGGCTTTGAAGCAGGTGTTCTGGAGGATCACGCTTTTCTATATCGTTGCCTTGACATTAGTAGGGCTCCTCGTTCCACATACTGACCCTCGGCTCGTGGGCGGTAACAGCGATGCGGATGCATCAGCCTCACCTTTTGTGATAGCCATCGAAGAAGCCGGCATTCAGGTTTTACCATCTGTCATGAACGCGGTCATCCTTACTGCCGTCCTGTCCGTCGGTAACTCTGCCGTCTTCGGTTCCTCGCGTACCCTTGCCGCTCTTGCAAACCTTCGGCAGGCTCCCAAGATCGTCGGCTACGTCGACCGCAAAGGCCGACCACTCGTCGCTATTGCGATCGCAAGTGCGTTCGGCCTCATTGCTTTCCTTGCAGATCTGCCCGAACAAGGAGCTGTCCTTGACTGGCTCATGGCCATCTCAGGCTTATCAACCATCTTTACATGGGGCTCTATTTGCGTGTGTCATATCCGTTTTCGCCATGCGTGGGCTGCCCGTGGCCGCTCTGTCTCCGAGTTACCCTTCCAATCCCAGGTCGGCGTTGTGGGTTCTTGGGTTGGTATCACACTGAACGTTCTTGTCATCATAGCGCAATTCTGGGTCGGCGCCTTTCCCATCGGCTGGCAAGAATTAACAAGCGCCCAGGTCGCGCAGAATTTCTTCCATAAATGGGTTGGCGCACCCTGCGTTTTGGCCTTTTATATATTCCACAAGCTTTATTTCCGGACTACATTTGTGAGAATACGAGATATGGACGTTGACACTGGACGTCGGGACTTTAACGTCCCTATCCTTGTCGCCCAGGAACGAGAGGAACGAGAAGGATGGCCCCGATGGAAGAGATATTATAAGTTCATGTGCTGA